The segment ACCGAGCGGGTGCTGCGTGCCGAGACGGATCTTCTGAAATCGCAGGGGCTCATTGAGATCGAGAGCGTCGGTATGCGCATTAGCGATGCCGGTCGCAGACTGCTTGACCTGCTGGAGCCGGTCGCCAAGAGCCTATTCGGCCTGGATGATCTGGAAGAGAAAATTCGTACTACGTACGGTCTCACCAAAGTAATTGTGGTTCCTGGCGATTGTGAGACATCGCCGTTCACCAAGCGTGAACTGGGGCGCGCAGGCTCCAAGGCACTGCTCAGTGTACTGCGAAGTGACGATACGATTGCCGTCACAGGCGGATCAACCCTGGCCGAAATGGCCGATCAGCTGACCCCGCCGCTATCCCTTTCCTATAAGAACGCCTGGGTTGTTCCGGCGCGCGGAGGACTGGGAGAGAGCATGGAGATACAGGCCAACACTATTGCTTCAACCATGGCCAAACGGATTGGCGCCAATTACCGTCTGCTGCATGTGCCCGATCTGCTTAGCGGAGACGCTTATCAGTCGCTTGCACAGGACTCCAATATTGGAGAGATTGTACAAATTATCCGCAGATCGCGTATTATTGTACATGGAATAGGTGATGCCATTGAAATGACCCACCGCCGCAAGCTGGACTCCGGGACGATCTCAGAGATTCAAGGCGAGGGTGCTGTAGCCGAATCCTTCGGATACTATTTCAATGAGGACGGCGAAGTGGTTCACACTATGCTGACCATGGGGCTGCGCCTGGAAGACATTATCCGTACAGAAGTCGTTATCGGTATTGCCGGAGGCAAACGCAAGGCGAAGGCCATTCATGCGATGCTGCGGTTCGGACAAGAGGATATTCTCGTCATCGACGAGGCGGCGGCTGCCGAAATCGGCAAGGAAATCGACACACAGCTACAAAAGGTCCTATAGATTCCATTAAATGGGACGCGCGCAAAGGGTTTATGCATTATACTTAACATTGTTGTCTTGACGAGCCTCACGGCCTGTCTTGAATAAATAAAACGAACTCTAGGAGGAACTATTCAATGAGTGTAAAAGTTGGTATTAACGGTTTTGGACGTATTGGACGCCTTGCATTCCGCCGTATTCAAAATGTAGAAGGTATCGAAGTGGTAGCAATCAATGACTTGACTGACGCTAAGATGCTT is part of the Paenibacillus sp. FSL M7-0420 genome and harbors:
- a CDS encoding sugar-binding transcriptional regulator; protein product: MRNLLEIQKQLLPDLMETLKRRYTILHQIMLSDIIGRRTLAASLDMTERVLRAETDLLKSQGLIEIESVGMRISDAGRRLLDLLEPVAKSLFGLDDLEEKIRTTYGLTKVIVVPGDCETSPFTKRELGRAGSKALLSVLRSDDTIAVTGGSTLAEMADQLTPPLSLSYKNAWVVPARGGLGESMEIQANTIASTMAKRIGANYRLLHVPDLLSGDAYQSLAQDSNIGEIVQIIRRSRIIVHGIGDAIEMTHRRKLDSGTISEIQGEGAVAESFGYYFNEDGEVVHTMLTMGLRLEDIIRTEVVIGIAGGKRKAKAIHAMLRFGQEDILVIDEAAAAEIGKEIDTQLQKVL